In the Bacillus shivajii genome, one interval contains:
- a CDS encoding peptide-binding protein, producing MKLSKFLLMLLALTLAIVLVACGGDDEVDAPEDDDVTDEPEDDGAGEDDGGDADEEATDDGPKSGGTITAGMYSAPGHQFNPIFYSDAYEANILDFTHEALVTLNENLEYIPRLAQDWETNEDQTTITYFLQEDVKWHDGEDFTADDVYFTYSSIASGEYVAAGGVRIDYARFLEGYEEFRDGETDEFAGVEVIDDYTVAFHFAQPNVTPEFRTSFPIIPAHVYEGVSVADMVDHSASRNAGEIIGTGPFQLTEMIEGEQYVLTANEDYWQGTPHLDGITWRVIEQSIMPGMLENGELDMVAEPNGVPAADFERVDALDNVTTFTTQDFGYQYIGIKHHHRTAEDVENGVINPDNWVVNEKVQDKRVRQAMVYALNRQAMVDGLMNGLGSVLHAPFPEASWAYDESAFNVYEQDVEKANALLDEAGYVDVTGDGFREDPDGNEWVLNLDYPTGNEIRERTAPIIAAELGEVGINVNVRNPRDAATHFQIVEEDNTDWDLYLAGWSLATGDPDPAGIWKSDNPFNFLRWNDERSDELIEQAVTAPDAFDLDFRAETYNEWTAHVTEEVPTVFLYSSDNIYAYNAALQGVHERPTGIYFNSHEWWLDQ from the coding sequence ATGAAGTTAAGTAAATTTTTGCTTATGCTGTTAGCTTTAACGCTAGCTATTGTGTTAGTTGCTTGTGGTGGAGACGATGAAGTCGACGCTCCAGAAGATGATGATGTGACAGATGAACCAGAAGATGATGGTGCTGGTGAAGATGACGGTGGAGACGCTGATGAAGAGGCAACAGATGATGGCCCTAAATCAGGAGGAACAATAACTGCAGGAATGTATTCAGCTCCTGGTCACCAATTCAACCCGATTTTCTATTCAGATGCATATGAGGCTAACATCTTAGATTTTACTCATGAAGCGTTAGTAACGTTAAATGAGAACTTAGAGTATATTCCTAGATTAGCACAAGACTGGGAAACGAATGAAGATCAGACTACAATTACTTATTTCCTTCAAGAAGATGTAAAGTGGCATGACGGTGAAGACTTTACAGCAGACGATGTTTATTTCACATATTCATCTATTGCGAGTGGTGAATACGTAGCAGCTGGTGGTGTACGTATTGACTATGCCCGTTTCTTAGAAGGTTATGAAGAGTTTAGAGATGGTGAAACGGATGAATTCGCTGGTGTAGAAGTGATCGACGATTACACTGTAGCGTTCCATTTCGCTCAACCAAACGTTACTCCTGAATTCCGTACGAGTTTCCCAATAATCCCTGCTCACGTATATGAAGGGGTAAGTGTAGCGGATATGGTAGATCACTCTGCGTCACGTAATGCAGGTGAAATTATTGGTACTGGTCCATTCCAGTTAACGGAAATGATCGAAGGCGAGCAATATGTTTTAACTGCAAATGAAGATTATTGGCAAGGTACACCTCACCTAGATGGAATTACTTGGCGTGTCATTGAACAATCAATTATGCCTGGTATGTTAGAGAATGGTGAGCTAGACATGGTGGCTGAGCCTAATGGTGTACCAGCAGCCGACTTTGAACGCGTTGATGCATTAGACAATGTTACAACATTTACAACTCAAGACTTCGGTTACCAGTATATCGGTATTAAGCATCACCACCGTACAGCAGAAGATGTTGAAAATGGTGTGATTAACCCTGATAACTGGGTTGTAAACGAAAAAGTTCAAGATAAGCGTGTACGTCAAGCGATGGTTTATGCATTAAATCGTCAAGCCATGGTTGATGGACTAATGAACGGATTAGGTTCTGTATTACATGCTCCATTCCCAGAAGCATCATGGGCGTATGATGAAAGTGCTTTCAATGTTTATGAGCAGGACGTAGAGAAAGCGAATGCTTTACTTGATGAAGCGGGATATGTTGACGTTACTGGTGACGGTTTCCGTGAAGACCCTGACGGTAACGAGTGGGTACTAAATCTTGATTACCCAACAGGAAACGAGATCCGTGAACGTACGGCACCAATCATTGCTGCAGAGTTAGGTGAAGTCGGAATCAATGTTAACGTACGTAATCCTCGTGATGCAGCAACTCATTTCCAAATTGTTGAAGAGGATAATACTGATTGGGATCTTTATTTAGCAGGGTGGAGCTTAGCAACAGGAGACCCAGACCCAGCAGGTATCTGGAAGTCTGACAATCCATTTAACTTTCTTCGCTGGAACGATGAGCGAAGTGATGAGTTAATTGAACAGGCGGTTACAGCACCAGACGCATTTGATTTAGATTTCCGTGCAGAAACGTATAACGAGTGGACGGCTCATGTAACAGAAGAAGTACCAACGGTCTTCTTGTATTCTTCAGACAATATTTATGCATATAACGCTGCATTACAAGGAGTTCATGAAAGACCAACTGGTATTTACTTCAATTCTCACGAATGGTGGTTAGATCAATAA
- a CDS encoding ABC transporter permease: MHKYIIRRILQFIPMLFLVTVVVFGLAKAAPGDVLSGERLDPNIPAEVFEMRREALGLNDPIHIQYWNWLSSVAIGDLGTSMQYSGRPVMDLINARIMNTVYLSLFALGVTLAVAIPIGIYSAQRKYSLFDYGATTFAFLGLATPNFFAGLLAIYVFAFTLGWFPSQGTVSATGLTGIELFLNKLKHLVLPGFTLGLASTAAYMRYMRTEMLEVKGSDFIRTAKAKGLTNKSVLYKHTLRNALIPIITLLGLEFGTLLSGAVITEQVFNYPGIGQLFITSITNRDYPVIMAINLILAVSILVGNLLADIFYAIVDPRIRYD; this comes from the coding sequence ATGCATAAATATATTATCCGTCGAATATTACAATTCATACCGATGTTATTTCTCGTAACGGTTGTTGTATTTGGACTAGCAAAGGCGGCTCCCGGAGATGTACTTTCAGGAGAAAGACTCGATCCAAATATACCAGCCGAAGTTTTTGAGATGCGTCGTGAAGCACTTGGATTAAATGATCCAATACATATTCAGTATTGGAATTGGCTATCTAGTGTTGCAATAGGTGACTTAGGAACGTCAATGCAATATTCAGGAAGACCTGTAATGGATTTAATAAACGCAAGAATTATGAATACCGTTTATTTATCCCTATTTGCTTTAGGTGTTACGCTAGCAGTAGCAATTCCAATTGGAATTTATTCAGCACAACGTAAATATTCATTATTTGATTACGGAGCTACCACCTTTGCCTTTTTAGGTTTGGCTACACCAAACTTTTTCGCCGGGCTTTTAGCAATCTATGTGTTTGCCTTTACATTGGGCTGGTTTCCTTCACAAGGTACAGTCTCCGCCACCGGATTGACCGGAATCGAATTATTCCTCAATAAGCTTAAACACCTTGTGTTGCCTGGTTTCACACTAGGTTTAGCTAGTACAGCAGCATATATGAGGTATATGAGAACTGAAATGCTAGAAGTAAAAGGTAGTGACTTCATAAGAACGGCGAAAGCAAAAGGGTTAACAAATAAATCAGTTTTGTATAAACACACGCTAAGAAACGCACTCATTCCTATTATTACTTTGTTAGGACTAGAGTTTGGAACATTATTAAGTGGGGCGGTTATCACAGAGCAAGTTTTTAATTACCCGGGGATAGGGCAATTATTTATTACTTCTATAACAAATCGGGATTATCCAGTTATTATGGCAATTAATTTAATCTTAGCGGTTTCCATATTAGTAGGGAATCTATTAGCTGATATTTTCTATGCCATAGTAGATCCTAGAATACGTTACGATTGA
- the opp4C gene encoding oligopeptide ABC transporter permease encodes METQVQKNMPPSPGKAKSDAPKSLSPFQLSMRRFLKNKLAIVGIFILAFFVLVAIFADVIATHDPVQYDMYNIEAKASSENWLGTDRSGRDNFSRLVYGSRISLTVGFFAMLFTLLVGITLGSLAGYYGGKIDSIIMRATDLMLILPFLLMVLTVIAILERINITIFITIIALTSWPTLTRLIRGTFLSLREKEFILGARSIGASDFRIIFKHFLPNAVGPIIVNATLMMAMMIIIESALSFIGFGIPQPTPTWGNMITEANNLRMLEDNWEAWLPPGLAILLTVLAINFIGDGLRDAFDTKS; translated from the coding sequence ATGGAAACCCAAGTACAAAAAAACATGCCTCCTTCGCCTGGTAAAGCTAAATCTGATGCACCGAAAAGCTTAAGTCCTTTCCAATTATCAATGCGGCGCTTTCTTAAAAATAAGTTAGCAATAGTGGGAATTTTCATTTTAGCGTTCTTTGTTTTAGTTGCAATATTTGCTGATGTTATAGCAACTCATGACCCTGTACAATATGACATGTATAACATTGAAGCAAAAGCATCTTCTGAAAATTGGCTAGGAACGGACCGTTCTGGAAGAGATAACTTCTCTCGTCTAGTCTATGGATCTAGAATTTCATTAACAGTTGGATTTTTCGCGATGTTATTTACCTTATTGGTTGGTATAACACTCGGATCGTTAGCCGGCTACTATGGTGGGAAAATAGATAGTATTATTATGCGTGCGACCGATTTAATGTTAATTTTACCATTTTTATTAATGGTTCTAACTGTTATTGCAATACTAGAAAGGATCAACATTACAATATTTATAACAATAATTGCACTAACTTCTTGGCCTACATTAACTAGGCTCATTCGAGGTACTTTTCTATCTTTACGGGAGAAGGAGTTTATATTAGGTGCTCGTTCTATAGGAGCATCTGATTTCCGGATTATATTCAAACATTTCTTACCGAATGCGGTAGGACCGATTATTGTAAATGCAACATTAATGATGGCAATGATGATTATTATAGAATCAGCCTTAAGCTTTATTGGTTTTGGGATCCCTCAACCAACACCTACATGGGGGAACATGATTACTGAAGCAAATAACCTTAGAATGCTTGAGGATAATTGGGAAGCATGGCTTCCACCTGGTTTAGCTATTTTATTGACAGTACTTGCGATAAACTTTATTGGTGATGGTTTAAGAGATGCATTCGATACAAAAAGTTAA
- a CDS encoding ABC transporter ATP-binding protein has product MSNQEALLEVKGLHTGFDIDGQTYHAVKDVSFDVKPKEVVCVVGESGCGKSVMSLSIMNLLPKHNGKIDKGQILFQGKDIAPLSEKEMNKIRGKDISMIFQEPMTALNPVLTIGFQMDEVLVNHTDISKEEIRKKSISLLNQVGISRAEQIVHEYPHQLSGGMRQRVMIAMAIACQPKLLIADEPTTALDVTVQAQILELIKNIQDEVGMAVMLITHDLGVVAEMADRVVVMYAGQVVEQSDVDRVFYNPQHPYTQSLLNSIPRMEEEKETLNTIKGIVPSLKNMPQVGCRFVDRCPKAMPECSEITPQLGETEKGHSVRCILYDASHPDKETEVQS; this is encoded by the coding sequence ATGAGCAATCAAGAAGCGCTTTTAGAGGTGAAGGGGCTACATACTGGATTCGATATCGATGGACAAACATACCATGCGGTTAAGGACGTTTCGTTTGATGTTAAACCAAAAGAGGTCGTTTGTGTTGTTGGTGAATCTGGATGTGGAAAGAGTGTAATGTCACTATCTATTATGAATTTATTGCCGAAGCATAACGGTAAAATTGATAAAGGACAAATCCTCTTCCAAGGCAAAGATATAGCACCTCTATCTGAAAAAGAAATGAATAAAATACGTGGAAAAGATATTAGTATGATCTTCCAGGAGCCAATGACTGCACTAAACCCAGTTCTAACAATTGGCTTTCAGATGGATGAAGTACTTGTAAACCATACAGATATTTCAAAAGAAGAAATTCGTAAGAAGAGTATTTCATTATTAAACCAAGTAGGAATTTCAAGAGCTGAACAAATCGTTCATGAGTACCCTCACCAACTTTCAGGTGGGATGCGACAACGTGTCATGATTGCCATGGCAATAGCTTGTCAGCCTAAATTACTTATCGCAGATGAACCAACGACAGCACTAGATGTAACGGTACAGGCACAAATTCTTGAATTAATTAAGAATATTCAAGATGAGGTGGGGATGGCGGTAATGCTTATTACCCACGACCTTGGTGTCGTAGCAGAAATGGCAGACAGAGTTGTCGTTATGTATGCGGGACAAGTAGTCGAGCAGTCTGATGTAGACCGCGTTTTTTATAACCCGCAACATCCATATACGCAATCGCTTTTAAACTCTATTCCTAGAATGGAAGAAGAGAAAGAAACGTTAAATACTATTAAAGGTATTGTTCCATCATTAAAGAACATGCCGCAAGTTGGTTGCCGCTTTGTGGATCGCTGTCCAAAAGCGATGCCAGAGTGTAGTGAAATTACTCCGCAATTGGGTGAAACGGAAAAAGGACACTCCGTCCGTTGTATCCTTTATGATGCAAGTCACCCGGATAAGGAAACGGAGGTACAATCATGA
- a CDS encoding ABC transporter ATP-binding protein yields MSQQTEKAEHLLEVKELKKYYPVRGGFLRRKVGDVKAVDNISLELKRGETFGLVGESGCGKSTAGRTITRLFKPTEGKIFFEGKDITKYRGPRLRNIRKDIQMVFQDPYASLNPKMMVGSIVTEPLINYHGGSEKKYKDEVMQLLNKVGLPEDAYFKYPHEFSGGQRQRIGIARALALKPKLIVADEPVSALDVSVQSQVLNLLKELQQEFDLTLLFIAHDLSVVKHMSDRIGVMYLGNLVEVADAEDLYNDPKHPYTQALISAIPQPDPRNKSERIILKGDVPSPQNPPVGCPFHPRCPEAMPECSEKKPQLKGVNKEHRVSCLLYE; encoded by the coding sequence ATGAGTCAGCAAACAGAAAAAGCAGAGCACTTATTAGAAGTGAAAGAATTAAAGAAATATTACCCTGTACGCGGAGGGTTTCTTCGAAGGAAAGTCGGAGATGTTAAGGCTGTAGATAATATATCATTAGAATTAAAACGTGGTGAAACTTTTGGTCTAGTAGGTGAGTCTGGTTGCGGGAAATCTACAGCTGGACGAACGATCACTCGCTTGTTCAAGCCAACAGAAGGGAAAATCTTTTTTGAAGGCAAGGACATTACGAAATATCGTGGTCCACGTCTTAGAAATATCCGTAAAGATATTCAAATGGTCTTCCAAGACCCGTATGCTTCTTTAAACCCGAAAATGATGGTTGGAAGTATTGTAACAGAACCATTGATTAACTATCATGGGGGGTCTGAGAAAAAGTATAAAGATGAAGTTATGCAACTTCTTAATAAAGTAGGACTCCCTGAAGATGCATACTTTAAATATCCTCATGAATTTTCAGGAGGACAACGTCAACGTATTGGTATTGCTCGTGCGTTAGCGTTAAAACCAAAACTTATTGTTGCTGATGAGCCAGTTTCTGCGTTAGATGTTTCCGTACAATCTCAAGTCTTGAATCTATTAAAAGAACTACAACAAGAATTTGATTTAACTTTATTATTTATCGCTCACGATCTAAGTGTCGTAAAACATATGAGTGATCGTATCGGTGTAATGTACTTAGGGAATCTCGTCGAAGTAGCAGATGCAGAGGACTTATATAATGATCCAAAACACCCATACACGCAAGCACTGATTTCTGCGATCCCACAACCGGATCCTCGAAACAAAAGTGAGCGAATTATTTTGAAGGGCGATGTTCCGAGTCCTCAAAATCCACCAGTGGGATGCCCGTTCCACCCTCGCTGTCCAGAGGCGATGCCAGAGTGCAGTGAGAAAAAGCCCCAGTTAAAGGGGGTGAACAAGGAACACAGAGTTTCATGCTTGCTATATGAATAA